One region of Drosophila sechellia strain sech25 chromosome 4, ASM438219v1, whole genome shotgun sequence genomic DNA includes:
- the LOC6619465 gene encoding transcriptional activator protein Pur-beta isoform X1, with product MSDLGSGDDAISGSKYNVANMEGSSSRNDFDSSAKGGSGVEQELATKMLQIQSKRFYLDVKQNRRGRFIKVAEIGADGRRSQIYLALSTAAEFRDHLSSFSDYYASLGPPNTDNLPEDGKLKSEMMIKDYRRYYLDLKENARGRFLRVSQTITRGGPRSQIALPAQGMIEFRDALTDLLEEFGANDGGRFKGDLPEERHMKVDNKNFYFDIGQNNRGVYMRISEVKNNFRTSITIPEKCWIRFRDIFNDYCEKMKKSSDSITAEINLPTSSNSLK from the exons ATGTCCGATCTGGGAAGTGGAGATGATGCCATCTCAGGATCAA AATATAATGTTGCAAATATGGAGGGTTCCTCAAGTAGGAACGACTTCGATTCTTCTGCAAAAG GAGGAAGCGGCGTCGAACAGGAATTGGCTACgaaaatgttgcaaatacaatctAAACGATTTTATTTGGATGTAAAACAAAATAGAAGAGGCCGTTTTATAAAGGTTGCAGAG ATTGGCGCTGATGGTAGACGTAGTCAAATTTACTTGGCTCTTTCAACTGCAGCCGAATTTCGTGATCATTTGTCCTCATTTAGCGATTACTATGCTTCTCtag GTCCACCAAACACCGACAATTTACCGGAAGATGGTAAACTTAAATCTGAAATGATGATAAAAGATTACAGAAGGTATTACTTGGACTTAAAGGAAAATGCGCGTGGCCGATTTTTACGG GTATCGCAAACGATAACAAGAGGGGGGCCTAGATCCCAAATAGCTTTACCGGCTCAAGGAATGATCGAGTTTCGTGACGCTCTTACAGATTTGTTAGAAGAGTTTGGAGCTAATGATGGAGG CAGGTTTAAAGGAGATTTACCGGAAGAGCGACACATGAAGGTggataataaaaatttttattttgatatcGGACAAAATAATCGAGGAGTGTACATGAGGATAAGCGAA GTGAAAAATAACTTCCGGACTTCGATAACTATTCCGGAGAAATGTTGGATTCGCTTTCGAGATATTTTTAATGATTATTGcgagaaaatgaaaaaatcgtCCGACTCAATTACTGCCGAAATTAACTTACCTACATCTTCAAATAGTCTTAAATAA
- the LOC6619465 gene encoding transcriptional activator protein Pur-beta isoform X2 yields MSDLGSGDDAISGSKYNVANMEGSSSRNDFDSSAKGGSGVEQELATKMLQIQSKRFYLDVKQNRRGRFIKVAEIGADGRRSQIYLALSTAAEFRDHLSSFSDYYASLGPPNTDNLPEDGKLKSEMMIKDYRRYYLDLKENARGRFLRVSQTITRGGPRSQIALPAQGMIEFRDALTDLLEEFGANDGGFKGDLPEERHMKVDNKNFYFDIGQNNRGVYMRISEVKNNFRTSITIPEKCWIRFRDIFNDYCEKMKKSSDSITAEINLPTSSNSLK; encoded by the exons ATGTCCGATCTGGGAAGTGGAGATGATGCCATCTCAGGATCAA AATATAATGTTGCAAATATGGAGGGTTCCTCAAGTAGGAACGACTTCGATTCTTCTGCAAAAG GAGGAAGCGGCGTCGAACAGGAATTGGCTACgaaaatgttgcaaatacaatctAAACGATTTTATTTGGATGTAAAACAAAATAGAAGAGGCCGTTTTATAAAGGTTGCAGAG ATTGGCGCTGATGGTAGACGTAGTCAAATTTACTTGGCTCTTTCAACTGCAGCCGAATTTCGTGATCATTTGTCCTCATTTAGCGATTACTATGCTTCTCtag GTCCACCAAACACCGACAATTTACCGGAAGATGGTAAACTTAAATCTGAAATGATGATAAAAGATTACAGAAGGTATTACTTGGACTTAAAGGAAAATGCGCGTGGCCGATTTTTACGG GTATCGCAAACGATAACAAGAGGGGGGCCTAGATCCCAAATAGCTTTACCGGCTCAAGGAATGATCGAGTTTCGTGACGCTCTTACAGATTTGTTAGAAGAGTTTGGAGCTAATGATGGAGG GTTTAAAGGAGATTTACCGGAAGAGCGACACATGAAGGTggataataaaaatttttattttgatatcGGACAAAATAATCGAGGAGTGTACATGAGGATAAGCGAA GTGAAAAATAACTTCCGGACTTCGATAACTATTCCGGAGAAATGTTGGATTCGCTTTCGAGATATTTTTAATGATTATTGcgagaaaatgaaaaaatcgtCCGACTCAATTACTGCCGAAATTAACTTACCTACATCTTCAAATAGTCTTAAATAA